In Terriglobus aquaticus, the genomic window ATCCATATTCCGCAGTCCAAAATCGCCCGTTTTCTGTAGCTTCACGAACCACAAAATGTATCCACCATTTGATTGACAACCGCCTCAGAACTCCCATAGAGTCCTCTTCGTTCCTCAACTCCGCTGTTCTCGGTGCCGCAATTCGGCACGGACAGGCGCGAATGAGGCGCTTCACTCTGGAGGACAGCATGAATATCGCAAGAAAGGCACGGGCCCTGGCACTTATCGCCACCGCCGTGGGTGCGCCCGCCATATACGGCCAGGCCATCTATGGCGGCCTCAACGGCACCGTTACCGACCCCAGTGGTGCCGCCATTCCGAATGCCACCGTCGTCGTCACCGACGTCACCAAGGGCACCTCGGACACCGTCACCACCAACGCATCCGGCGAATACACGGTCGAGCACCTCATCCCGGACACCTATTCCATCAAGGTCACGGCACAGGGCTTCACCACGTTCCAGACCACCAACATCCAGATTTCTGCAGACACCTCGCCCAGGGTCGACGCCAAGCTCAACATCGGCGACACCGGCCAGACTGTCACCGTTCAGGCCGACGAAATTCCCCTGCTCAAGACCGATCGCGCCGACGTTGCGACCATCTTCGACGCCAAGAACGTCACCGATTTGCCTCTGCCCAACCGCAACTTCACCGGCCTGCAGCTCCTGCTTCCTGGCTCCCAGCTCCTCGGCTGGTCGCACGCCGCCTCGGAAAACCCGCAGGGCTCTCAGCAGATCGTGGTTGACGGCCAGTTCTTCGCCGGCACCGGCTACGAGCTCGACGGCACCGATAACCAGGATCCGATCCTCGGCATCATCGTCGTGAACCCCACGCTCGATTCCGTTGCCGAAGCCAAGATCACCACGCAGAACTACGACGCCCAGTTCGGCAAGGCTGTCTCATCCGTCGTCGCCACCCAGACCAAGTCGGGTTCCAACTCGATTCACGGCGGCGTCTACGACTACCGTCAGTCCGACGCCTTCCAGGCCAAGAACCCCTTCAACACGCCCGATGCCAACACCGGCCGTATCGTTCCGGCCAACCTCCGCAACCAGTTCGGCGCATTCATCGGCGGCCCGTTCCAAAAGGATCGCTTCTTCTACTTCTTCGATTACGAAGGCGTCCGCTCCAAGGTCGGTACCTCCAACGGCGAGTCCACGGTTCCCACCGCCTTGTTGCGCAGCTCCTGCCTCACCGCCACCGGCTGCGACTTCTCCGATTACAAGTCCTACCTCGGCACGACTAACGGCGTTCAGAACGGCATTTACGACGCCACCACGGGTCAGCAGTACACCAACTTCATCATCCCCAAGGCGCAGATCAACCCGGTTGCTCTTCGCCTGCTCGAGCAGCTTCCTGCCCCGATCCTGCCCTCTGCGGTCTCGAACTTCCCGAACTCCGGTACGGGTCAGTTCAACTTCAATCAGTACATCACCCGTGTCGACATGCAGTTGAACGACCGCGTTCACGCCTTCGGCCGCTACGCCTACTTCGGTGACACGCTCACCGGTGCCACGGCGTTCGGCGCACTCGGCGGTCCCGGCTTCGGCGTCAACGGGTACGGCGGCACCTCCAAGGGCCTCAACCAGAGCTGGTCGGTCGGTACTGACATCGTGGTCACTCCCAAGTGGCTCACCGACGTTCGATTCGGCTTCCTGCGCTACACGATCAACACGCAGAAGTACGATGGCAACGAGGCATTCGCCACCAACAACGGTCAGCCTGGCCTGAACATCAGCACCTTCGCCAACACTGGCGGCGCTCCTGAGTTCGACATCAACGGCCTGCCCAATAACTCGCAGGGTCAGGGCGGCGGCAACTTCGGCTCCGGCCTTGGCGTCAACCGCTGCAACTGCCCGCTCACCCAGAACGAGCGTCAGTACCAGTGGGTCAACAACTGGACCCGCGAACTCGGCAACCATGCCATCAAGTTCGGCGTCGACGTTCGCCACGCCTACAACCTGCGCGTTCCGTCTGACGCAAACCGCGCTGGCGTCCTCAGCTTCAACACCGGCCAAACCGCCAATCCGTCCAACAACACCGGCGGCCTCGGCTACGCTTCCTTCCTCCTGGGTCGCGTGGGCCAGTTCCAGCGCTACGCCAGCACCAGCAGCAACGCCTCGGAAACCCAGAACCGTTTCTTCGGCTACATCCAGGACACCTGGCGCGTCACTCCCAAGCTGACCCTCAACTACGGTCTGCGCTGGGAGAACTACCTGCCTGAAAAGCTCGGTCAGGACCTCGGTTCGCTGCTCAACCTCAACACCGGAAACCTCCAGGTCGCGCATGAAGGTCCCTACGGTGGCGACATGGGCATCAGCAACAACAACAAGGCCTTCGCTCCGCGCGTCGGCATCGCCTACTCCATGAACCAGAAGACCGTCATTCGCGCCGGTTACGGCCGCTCGTATGACATCGGCGTCTTCGGGTCCATCTTTGGCCACGCTGCTTCGCAAAATCTGCCGGTCCTCGCCAAGCAGAACAACAGCTCCGCGAGCACCAGCTACGTCTTCGTCCTTGGCCAGACACCGCCGCTGCCGAACTTCGGCGGTCCAATGACCAACGGCAACATCCGTCTGCCCGATGGCATCGGCGCCAATGCACGTCCCACCACGGAGCGCTTCCCCACCCTCGATGCGTGGAACGCTCAGGTGCAGCGTGACCTCGGCCACAGCTACTCCCTCACGGTCGGTTACGTGGGCAACAAGGGAACCCACACCAGCATGGGTGGCGGTTACACCTCGAACCCGAACCAGGTTGCTGTCGCGGCCAACGGCCTCGTCTTCAACCCAGCTCCCTCTGGCGTCTTCCAGCCCGCGCCCAACACGGTCTGCATTGGCGCACCCTCGCCTAACCTCCCCTGCTCCAGCGGTGGCGATCCTCGCCGTCGTAAGTACTACCCGCTCTACGGATGGACGCAGGACATCAACTACTTCTCCTCGGAAGGCGATACGGAATACCAGTCCTTCCAGACCACGTTCGAGAAGCGCTTCAGCCAGGGCTACCAGTTCAAGGTCAACTACGCCTACCAGGTCGCCAAGGATCACGATGCCGACTACATCGACATCGATCGCACTCTGAACTATGGCAACTCGTCCTTCCTGCGTCGCAGCCAGCTCACCTTCTTCGGAAACCTTGAGCTGCCCTTCGGTCGCAACCACGCCTTCCTGAACAACGACAACCGCTTTGAAGAACTGCTCTTTGGCGGATGGCAGATCAGCCCCACGGCAAACATCGCCAGCGGTCTTCCGTTCGACATCGGTTTCACTTCTTCGGGTGCAAACCGCGACGCAGGTCCGGGCCGTCCCAACTACAACGGTGGCTTCAAGACCGGGCTGGGCAAGTTCAACCCGACCACCAAGACGCAGACGTTCTTCGCACAACAGGCTCTCGGAACCGTCTTCACCAACCCGGGTTACCTGAAGTTCGGCAACTTGGCTCGCAACGCCTTCTTCGGACCTGGCTTCTACAACCTCGATGTCTCGGCGCAGAAAGATTTCCACTTCACCGAGCGGTTCCGCGGTCAGTTCCGTACGGACTTCTTTAACGTCCTCAACCACCAGAACTTCGACCTGCCGCAGACCACGATCGACGCCAGCAACGCCGGCCAGATCACCGGTCTCGCTCCGGGCTCCAACCCGCGCTACCTGCAGTTCGCAGTCAAGCTGCTGTTCTAGTCACAACCAACACCGGCCCGGATCACAACTCGATCTAAACCGGAACATTCCCAGCGGGAGGGCCTTTGGCCCTCCCGCTCTTTTTGTTGTCAACCCCTCTGTGTCTTTTGCGAACGCACAAGCCACCGCCGCTGAACAACTTACGCCACGGAAATAGTTGGCATACCATTGCCGTCCAACTTCGTACAATAGAGAGAAGGATGTTTCCCGGTCGCCCAGCCCGTAAGGAACCCGCGCAACTCCTTGCAGC contains:
- a CDS encoding TonB-dependent receptor, with protein sequence MNIARKARALALIATAVGAPAIYGQAIYGGLNGTVTDPSGAAIPNATVVVTDVTKGTSDTVTTNASGEYTVEHLIPDTYSIKVTAQGFTTFQTTNIQISADTSPRVDAKLNIGDTGQTVTVQADEIPLLKTDRADVATIFDAKNVTDLPLPNRNFTGLQLLLPGSQLLGWSHAASENPQGSQQIVVDGQFFAGTGYELDGTDNQDPILGIIVVNPTLDSVAEAKITTQNYDAQFGKAVSSVVATQTKSGSNSIHGGVYDYRQSDAFQAKNPFNTPDANTGRIVPANLRNQFGAFIGGPFQKDRFFYFFDYEGVRSKVGTSNGESTVPTALLRSSCLTATGCDFSDYKSYLGTTNGVQNGIYDATTGQQYTNFIIPKAQINPVALRLLEQLPAPILPSAVSNFPNSGTGQFNFNQYITRVDMQLNDRVHAFGRYAYFGDTLTGATAFGALGGPGFGVNGYGGTSKGLNQSWSVGTDIVVTPKWLTDVRFGFLRYTINTQKYDGNEAFATNNGQPGLNISTFANTGGAPEFDINGLPNNSQGQGGGNFGSGLGVNRCNCPLTQNERQYQWVNNWTRELGNHAIKFGVDVRHAYNLRVPSDANRAGVLSFNTGQTANPSNNTGGLGYASFLLGRVGQFQRYASTSSNASETQNRFFGYIQDTWRVTPKLTLNYGLRWENYLPEKLGQDLGSLLNLNTGNLQVAHEGPYGGDMGISNNNKAFAPRVGIAYSMNQKTVIRAGYGRSYDIGVFGSIFGHAASQNLPVLAKQNNSSASTSYVFVLGQTPPLPNFGGPMTNGNIRLPDGIGANARPTTERFPTLDAWNAQVQRDLGHSYSLTVGYVGNKGTHTSMGGGYTSNPNQVAVAANGLVFNPAPSGVFQPAPNTVCIGAPSPNLPCSSGGDPRRRKYYPLYGWTQDINYFSSEGDTEYQSFQTTFEKRFSQGYQFKVNYAYQVAKDHDADYIDIDRTLNYGNSSFLRRSQLTFFGNLELPFGRNHAFLNNDNRFEELLFGGWQISPTANIASGLPFDIGFTSSGANRDAGPGRPNYNGGFKTGLGKFNPTTKTQTFFAQQALGTVFTNPGYLKFGNLARNAFFGPGFYNLDVSAQKDFHFTERFRGQFRTDFFNVLNHQNFDLPQTTIDASNAGQITGLAPGSNPRYLQFAVKLLF